Proteins found in one Phocoena sinus isolate mPhoSin1 chromosome 19, mPhoSin1.pri, whole genome shotgun sequence genomic segment:
- the THAP8 gene encoding THAP domain-containing protein 8 isoform X3, which yields MPKYCRPPNCSNNAGQLGADNRPWRWGVRYLRPDAVPSIFSGAPPAKRQTNSRSTEKPVVPPTPQEATSLSPGPAVPAPGPVQLVVLGPASGGPEVPATVFLTPLPLPPVPTGPRPGVSAQHPWLGLGAALGALQRRVRRLQRRHERHQARLRALEQLAKQLRAESLLAPAHRGRLRALPGPEESQAFTIICGGPDIAVVLAQAPAPPTLDTKPELLDTQTPSA from the exons ATGCCCAAGTACTGCCGGCCTCCGAACTGCTCCAACAATGCGGGCCAACTGGGCGCGGACAACCGCCCG TGGCGCTGGGGCGTGCGCTACCTGCGGCCGGATGCTGTGCCCTCCATCTTCTCCGGAGCGCCGCCCGCCAAG AGGCAGACGAATTCCCGAAGCACCGAGAAACCAGTCGTGCCTCCAACTCCGCAGGAGGCCACGTCCCTGTCCCCTGGTCCAGCCGTCCCGGCCCCTGGCCCCGTACAGCTTGTGGTGTTGGGGCCAGCATCCGGGGGCCCCGAGGTCCCAGCCACCGTGTTCCTGACTCCCCTGCCGCTTCCGCCGGTTCCCACGGGGCCGCGCCCTGGAGTGTCGGCCCAGCACCCCTGGCTCGGGCTGGGCGCGGCGCTGGGAGCGCTGCAGCGGCGGGTGCGGAGGCTCCAGCGGCGCCATGAGCGGCACCAGGCGCGGCTGCGGGCTCTGGAACAGCTGGCGAAGCAGCTGCGCGCGGAGAGCCTGCTGGCGCCGGCGCACCGGGGCCGGCTGCGCGCG CTCCCTGGACCTGAGGAGTCCCAAGCCTTCACCATCATCTGTGGAGGGCCTGACATAGCTGTGGTCCTTGCCCAAGCTCCTGCACCTCCCACCCTGGACACCAAGCCTGAGCTCCTGGACACTCAGACTCCCAGTGCATAA
- the THAP8 gene encoding THAP domain-containing protein 8 isoform X1: MPKYCRPPNCSNNAGQLGADNRPVSFYKFPLKDGPRLQAWLRHMGCEHWVPSCHQHLCSEHFAPSCFQWRWGVRYLRPDAVPSIFSGAPPAKRQTNSRSTEKPVVPPTPQEATSLSPGPAVPAPGPVQLVVLGPASGGPEVPATVFLTPLPLPPVPTGPRPGVSAQHPWLGLGAALGALQRRVRRLQRRHERHQARLRALEQLAKQLRAESLLAPAHRGRLRALPGPEESQAFTIICGGPDIAVVLAQAPAPPTLDTKPELLDTQTPSA, encoded by the exons ATGCCCAAGTACTGCCGGCCTCCGAACTGCTCCAACAATGCGGGCCAACTGGGCGCGGACAACCGCCCGGTGAGCTTCTACAA GTTCCCCCTGAAGGATGGCCCCCGGCTGCAGGCCTGGCTGAGGCACATGGGGTGTGAGCACTGGGTGCCTAGCTGCCACCAGCACCTGTGCAGCGAGCACTTCGCCCCCTCTTGCTTCCAGTGGCGCTGGGGCGTGCGCTACCTGCGGCCGGATGCTGTGCCCTCCATCTTCTCCGGAGCGCCGCCCGCCAAG AGGCAGACGAATTCCCGAAGCACCGAGAAACCAGTCGTGCCTCCAACTCCGCAGGAGGCCACGTCCCTGTCCCCTGGTCCAGCCGTCCCGGCCCCTGGCCCCGTACAGCTTGTGGTGTTGGGGCCAGCATCCGGGGGCCCCGAGGTCCCAGCCACCGTGTTCCTGACTCCCCTGCCGCTTCCGCCGGTTCCCACGGGGCCGCGCCCTGGAGTGTCGGCCCAGCACCCCTGGCTCGGGCTGGGCGCGGCGCTGGGAGCGCTGCAGCGGCGGGTGCGGAGGCTCCAGCGGCGCCATGAGCGGCACCAGGCGCGGCTGCGGGCTCTGGAACAGCTGGCGAAGCAGCTGCGCGCGGAGAGCCTGCTGGCGCCGGCGCACCGGGGCCGGCTGCGCGCG CTCCCTGGACCTGAGGAGTCCCAAGCCTTCACCATCATCTGTGGAGGGCCTGACATAGCTGTGGTCCTTGCCCAAGCTCCTGCACCTCCCACCCTGGACACCAAGCCTGAGCTCCTGGACACTCAGACTCCCAGTGCATAA
- the THAP8 gene encoding THAP domain-containing protein 8 isoform X2, with amino-acid sequence MRANWARTTARFPLKDGPRLQAWLRHMGCEHWVPSCHQHLCSEHFAPSCFQWRWGVRYLRPDAVPSIFSGAPPAKRQTNSRSTEKPVVPPTPQEATSLSPGPAVPAPGPVQLVVLGPASGGPEVPATVFLTPLPLPPVPTGPRPGVSAQHPWLGLGAALGALQRRVRRLQRRHERHQARLRALEQLAKQLRAESLLAPAHRGRLRALPGPEESQAFTIICGGPDIAVVLAQAPAPPTLDTKPELLDTQTPSA; translated from the exons ATGCGGGCCAACTGGGCGCGGACAACCGCCCG GTTCCCCCTGAAGGATGGCCCCCGGCTGCAGGCCTGGCTGAGGCACATGGGGTGTGAGCACTGGGTGCCTAGCTGCCACCAGCACCTGTGCAGCGAGCACTTCGCCCCCTCTTGCTTCCAGTGGCGCTGGGGCGTGCGCTACCTGCGGCCGGATGCTGTGCCCTCCATCTTCTCCGGAGCGCCGCCCGCCAAG AGGCAGACGAATTCCCGAAGCACCGAGAAACCAGTCGTGCCTCCAACTCCGCAGGAGGCCACGTCCCTGTCCCCTGGTCCAGCCGTCCCGGCCCCTGGCCCCGTACAGCTTGTGGTGTTGGGGCCAGCATCCGGGGGCCCCGAGGTCCCAGCCACCGTGTTCCTGACTCCCCTGCCGCTTCCGCCGGTTCCCACGGGGCCGCGCCCTGGAGTGTCGGCCCAGCACCCCTGGCTCGGGCTGGGCGCGGCGCTGGGAGCGCTGCAGCGGCGGGTGCGGAGGCTCCAGCGGCGCCATGAGCGGCACCAGGCGCGGCTGCGGGCTCTGGAACAGCTGGCGAAGCAGCTGCGCGCGGAGAGCCTGCTGGCGCCGGCGCACCGGGGCCGGCTGCGCGCG CTCCCTGGACCTGAGGAGTCCCAAGCCTTCACCATCATCTGTGGAGGGCCTGACATAGCTGTGGTCCTTGCCCAAGCTCCTGCACCTCCCACCCTGGACACCAAGCCTGAGCTCCTGGACACTCAGACTCCCAGTGCATAA